In one window of Scyliorhinus canicula chromosome 17, sScyCan1.1, whole genome shotgun sequence DNA:
- the LOC119951539 gene encoding oocyte zinc finger protein XlCOF6-like: MYTCFPSQLEIHRRSHTGDRPFTCCVCGKGFSQLSTQQSHQRVHTAERPFNCTQCGKGFSRLSDLRIHQRIHTGERPFTCSQCEKGFSRLYALRIHQRVHTGEKPFTCTQCGKGFSQISSLMSHQRIHTGEKLFICLQCGKRFRQLTSLKSHQRGHTGERPFTCSQCGKGFSQLYTLRIHQRIHTGEKPFTCSQCGKKFGHLSSLKKHERVHTGERPFTCSQCGKGFTRLSSLKTHQQDHTGERPFTCSVCEKGFTRLSNLKRHQRIHTGERPFTCSHCGKGFSQSSDLRIHQRVHTG, encoded by the exons atgtacacgtgtt tcccatctcagctggagattcatcgacgcagtcacactggggacaggccgttcacctgctgtgtgtgtgggaagggattctctcaGTTATCCACCCAGCagtcacatcagcgagttcacactgcggAGAGGCCGTTCAACTgcactcagtgtgggaagggattcagtcggttATCCGACCTGCggatacatcagcgaattcacactggggagaggccgttcacctgctcccagtgtgagaagggattcagtcgGTTATATGCCCTGCGgatacaccagcgggttcacactggtgagaagccattcacctgcactcagtgtgggaagggattcagtcaaatCTCCAGCCTGatgtcacaccagcgaattcacactggggagaagctgttcaTCTGCttacagtgtgggaagagatttagaCAGTTAACCAGTCTGAAGTCACATCAGCgaggtcacactggggagaggccattcacctgctctcagtgtgggaagggattcagtcagttgtACACCCTGCggatacatcagcgaattcacactggggagaagccattcacctgctctcagtgtgggaaaaaaTTTGGACATTTATCCAGCCTGAAGAAACacgagcgagttcatactggggagaggccattcacctgctctcagtgtgggaagggattcactcgcttATCTAGTCTGAAGACACACCAGCAagatcacactggggagaggccattcacctgctctgtgtgtgagaaaggattcactcggttatctaaCCTGAAgagacaccagcgcattcacactggggagaggccgttcacctgctctcactgtgggaagggattcagtcaatcatctgacctgcggatacatcagcgagttcacactgggtag
- the LOC119951540 gene encoding zinc finger protein 239-like, translating into NLERHEETHNLEKPWKCGDCGKGFGAPSQLEAHRRIHTGDRPYTCSQCEKGFTQLSNLQSHQRVHTRERQFTCSQCGKEFTQLSNLQTHQQVHTGAKPFTCSQCGKGFTQLFNLQAHQRVHTGERPFTCPQCGKGFTQLSNLRAHHRVHTGERPFTCSQCGKGFTQLSNLGAHQRVHTGERLFSCSQCGKGFTQLSGLRRHQRVHTRERPFICSQCGKEFTQLTHLQSHQRVHTGERPFTCSQCGNGFSQLSNLRKHQRVHTGEKPFTCSRC; encoded by the coding sequence aacctggagagacacgaggaaacCCACAAcctggagaaaccatggaaatgtggggactgtggaaagggattcgGAGCCCCATCACAGCTGGAGGCTCATcggcgcattcacactggggataggccatacacctgctctcagtgtgagaagggattcacacagttatccaacctgcagtcacaccagcgagttcacaccagggagaggcaATTcacgtgctcccagtgtgggaaggaattcactcagttatccaacctgcagacacaccaacaagttcacactggggcaaAGCCATTCacgtgctctcagtgtgggaagggattcactcagctaTTCAACCTGCaagcacaccagcgagttcacactggggagaggccgttcacctgtcctcagtgtgggaagggattcactcagttatccaacctgcgggcACACCatcgcgttcacactggggagaggccgttcacctgctctcagtgtgggaagggattcactcagttatccaacctgggggcacaccagcgagttcacactggggagaggctgttcagctgctctcagtgtgggaagggattcacgcaGTTATCcggcctgcggagacaccagcgagttcacaccagggagaggccgttcatctgttctcagtgtgggaaggaattcactcagtTAACCCACCTGCaatcacatcagcgagttcacactggggagaggcctttcacctgctcccagtgtgggaacggATTCAGTcaattatccaacctgcggaaacatcagcgagttcacactggggagaagccattcacctgctctcgatgt